In bacterium, a single window of DNA contains:
- the lspA gene encoding signal peptidase II produces MWRKITIVLAIVVADQLTKFLVAKNLIEYQSLQIIGNFLQFTLLYNKNGVFGLNFSIPYIPFVIIAIILIILMLKRIDIKYNLPLLLILSGAFGNLIDRIRVKAVIDFIDFGIGNARFYVFNIADSSISIGIALWLLISFKETLNSKRIAKENTDIK; encoded by the coding sequence ATGTGGAGAAAAATCACAATTGTTTTAGCTATAGTAGTTGCAGACCAGCTAACAAAATTTTTAGTAGCAAAAAACCTCATTGAATATCAGTCGTTGCAAATAATAGGCAACTTTCTGCAATTCACACTTTTATATAATAAAAACGGAGTTTTTGGTTTAAATTTCAGTATTCCCTACATACCTTTTGTAATTATTGCAATTATTTTAATTATTCTTATGTTAAAAAGAATAGATATTAAATACAATTTACCTTTATTGTTAATCCTCAGCGGGGCTTTCGGAAATTTAATAGACCGAATTAGAGTAAAAGCAGTTATAGATTTTATTGATTTTGGCATAGGAAATGCGCGATTTTATGTATTTAATATTGCCGATTCAAGTATAAGTATTGGAATTGCATTATGGCTCCTTATAAGTTTTAAAGAAACTCTTAATTCAAAAAGAATCGCCAAAGAAAACACCGACATAAAATAA
- a CDS encoding TraR/DksA C4-type zinc finger protein, translated as MKKKLKKKNPLKVKKNLSTSKTNKATLKIKKTKLLAKVKTKKVKNIKKRSKPALIKKSKLVSKIKKAVKSKSMMVKSKAKKSKIVKKISPKTTKIKKTAVKITVKKATKPVLLKKAPSKTKLKLLKPPLKVKPTSSKIQKEIISKDKKALTPSKMPTVKKVKKSPVKVFDEKELQYIRNILLKRKTDLESRLTKLEEKFRHTQQEDSGDASSHPLHIGDIASDTETKEQNSYMISSIVKELRKIHGALDRLASGNYGICEACGESIDVNRLRAIPYAEFCIKCGEKSQLF; from the coding sequence ATGAAAAAGAAATTGAAAAAAAAGAATCCACTGAAGGTTAAAAAAAACCTGTCTACCAGCAAGACCAATAAAGCAACACTTAAAATAAAGAAGACTAAATTACTGGCAAAAGTAAAAACAAAAAAAGTAAAAAATATTAAAAAACGGTCAAAACCTGCATTAATTAAAAAGTCAAAGTTGGTTTCAAAAATTAAAAAGGCTGTTAAATCCAAATCTATGATGGTAAAATCTAAAGCAAAGAAATCCAAGATCGTAAAAAAAATTAGTCCAAAAACAACTAAAATAAAAAAAACTGCCGTTAAGATTACGGTAAAAAAAGCGACAAAACCTGTCTTACTTAAAAAGGCTCCTTCAAAAACAAAGCTAAAATTACTCAAGCCCCCACTGAAAGTGAAACCAACTTCATCAAAAATACAAAAGGAAATAATTTCCAAAGACAAAAAGGCTCTGACGCCATCCAAAATGCCTACCGTTAAAAAAGTAAAAAAAAGTCCTGTCAAGGTATTTGATGAAAAAGAATTACAATATATCAGAAACATACTTTTAAAGAGAAAAACTGACCTTGAAAGTAGGCTAACGAAATTAGAAGAAAAATTCAGACATACTCAACAGGAAGATTCCGGAGATGCGTCAAGTCATCCATTACATATAGGGGATATTGCAAGCGACACAGAAACAAAGGAACAAAATTCTTATATGATAAGTTCTATTGTAAAAGAATTACGAAAAATTCACGGGGCTTTAGACAGATTAGCCTCGGGAAACTACGGCATATGTGAAGCTTGCGGAGAATCAATAGACGTCAATAGGCTTAGGGCAATTCCTTATGCAGAATTTTGTATAAAATGTGGAGAAAAATCACAATTGTTTTAG
- a CDS encoding RNA polymerase sigma factor: MQFEEVVTMYSDKLFNMVFGFTGNYDDASDITQETLFLAYKNFGKFRGDSNIYTWLYRIAKNECYKHFNKNKTSLLPLNAEIIKEAVPDVENKLRIQKLISTLPVEYREPIVLKYYNDMPYEEIASTIGVPVGTIRSRLARGKEMLEKKLNLRDRGLSTSH; the protein is encoded by the coding sequence ATGCAATTTGAAGAGGTGGTAACTATGTATTCGGATAAGCTATTTAATATGGTATTTGGATTTACCGGCAATTATGACGACGCGTCCGATATAACTCAGGAAACCCTGTTCCTTGCGTATAAAAATTTTGGTAAGTTTAGAGGAGATTCAAATATATACACATGGTTATACAGAATTGCAAAAAATGAGTGTTATAAACATTTCAATAAGAATAAAACATCTTTACTCCCCTTAAACGCAGAAATTATAAAAGAAGCAGTCCCTGATGTTGAAAATAAACTTAGAATACAAAAATTAATTTCAACTTTACCCGTAGAATATCGTGAACCTATAGTTTTGAAATATTATAATGATATGCCTTATGAAGAAATCGCCAGCACAATAGGCGTCCCGGTTGGGACTATCCGGTCAAGACTTGCAAGAGGTAAAGAAATGCTGGAAAAGAAGTTAAATTTGCGCGATAGGGGATTATCCACATCGCATTAA
- the ileS gene encoding isoleucine--tRNA ligase translates to MLYKDTVILPRTAFPMRANLVQKEVDILKNWADTSLYKLIQDNRANAPEYIFHDGPPYANEHAHLGTAFNRVLKDMVIRYKILAGYKVHFIPGWDCHGMPIEHAVIKKKGAKSFSTKNQLRQECKKYAEESVDIQRQEFKRLGTFADWDNPYITMSKEYEAKVLEVFKIMVSKGYIYRAKRPVHWCTRCRTALAEAELDYKDFTSPSVYVKFPIQRQTGMSVLPNENVSFLIWTTTPWTLPANVACAINSGFKYNFVKTEKETLIIADSLLPTVLEKLKIKDYTVEKTVLGKELGGIEYKHPFLDRTGKIILSSFVTSESGTGCVHIAPGHGYEDYLASITYNLPILSPVDEKGCFTEEVPELQGKNIFDADKDIIEILTNNGTLMYKEDFQHSYPHCWRCKTPLIFRATPQWFLNMEHNNLRTRCVEEIEKVKWMPEWSKKRITNNIMQRPDWCLSRQRSWGIPIPALYCKACGEAILTTEIIEKAIQLVKINGTDIWFDENTKIDAVCPKCGNKEFKKEEDIFDVWIDSSSSYYAVVKEKLKFPANLYCEAVDQHRCWFQHSLILSMVTEEESCFKSVLTHGLILDKEGKKMSKSQGNVVQPMEVIKKYGADIVRLYLSGLDYTCDIMFSTDGLETATTAYRKIRNTFKFLLGNLYDYKEALSYEKLWEVDKLMLHKLAVLIENVTKAYEEFEFYKVYHLIHNYCVMELSQFYFDTLKDRLYTHGKSSISRQSAQTVLSETLSALARLVAPILPFTSEEVWEYFNSGSIHLEKLPIVKEEWKNEKLANEYAVISEIRDDVLLALEQARANKIIGSGLEATVIIDSKDKKLLSLLRDKIALLPSIFIVSEVIVDRVENMVTFRKLDIKVNLCEYGKCERCWIREKEVGKNNEHPTLCVKCSRVIKEGDYEKEIEKKESTEG, encoded by the coding sequence ATGCTTTATAAAGATACCGTAATATTGCCGCGCACTGCATTTCCTATGCGTGCGAATCTTGTCCAGAAGGAAGTAGATATCCTTAAAAATTGGGCAGATACCAGTTTATATAAACTCATACAAGACAACAGGGCTAATGCACCTGAGTATATATTTCATGATGGTCCACCTTATGCTAACGAACACGCGCACTTAGGGACAGCATTTAACCGTGTACTTAAGGATATGGTTATCAGGTATAAAATTCTGGCGGGTTATAAAGTCCATTTTATACCGGGTTGGGATTGCCACGGAATGCCAATTGAACACGCTGTTATCAAAAAGAAAGGGGCTAAAAGTTTTTCTACCAAAAACCAGCTCAGACAAGAATGTAAGAAATATGCGGAAGAGTCCGTTGATATACAACGACAGGAATTCAAGAGATTAGGAACTTTTGCAGACTGGGACAATCCATATATTACTATGTCCAAAGAATACGAGGCAAAGGTTCTGGAAGTATTTAAAATAATGGTTTCCAAAGGATACATATACCGAGCAAAACGTCCCGTTCACTGGTGTACAAGATGCAGAACTGCACTTGCCGAAGCAGAGCTTGACTATAAAGATTTCACTTCGCCATCCGTTTACGTTAAGTTTCCAATACAGAGACAGACAGGAATGTCTGTCCTACCAAACGAAAACGTGTCCTTTTTAATATGGACTACTACGCCATGGACACTCCCGGCAAACGTCGCTTGTGCAATAAACTCGGGATTCAAATACAATTTTGTTAAAACCGAAAAAGAAACTCTTATAATAGCAGATTCTCTATTGCCTACGGTTTTGGAAAAACTAAAAATAAAGGACTATACGGTTGAAAAAACCGTTTTGGGAAAAGAACTTGGGGGCATAGAATATAAGCATCCATTCCTTGACAGAACAGGAAAAATTATACTATCCAGTTTTGTGACTTCCGAATCCGGGACGGGCTGCGTTCATATAGCTCCAGGACACGGATACGAAGATTATCTGGCAAGCATTACATATAATTTGCCAATTTTGTCTCCGGTTGATGAAAAAGGTTGTTTTACCGAAGAAGTTCCTGAATTACAGGGGAAAAACATATTTGACGCGGATAAAGATATTATAGAAATACTGACAAATAACGGAACTCTTATGTACAAAGAGGATTTTCAACACTCCTATCCTCATTGCTGGAGATGTAAAACTCCACTCATATTCAGGGCTACGCCACAATGGTTCTTAAATATGGAACATAATAATTTGAGAACACGTTGTGTTGAAGAGATTGAAAAGGTCAAATGGATGCCAGAATGGAGTAAAAAGAGAATTACAAATAACATTATGCAAAGACCTGACTGGTGTTTATCAAGGCAAAGGAGCTGGGGAATTCCTATCCCAGCTTTATATTGTAAAGCTTGCGGAGAAGCAATATTAACAACGGAAATAATAGAAAAGGCAATCCAGCTTGTTAAGATAAATGGCACGGATATCTGGTTTGATGAAAATACAAAAATAGATGCAGTATGTCCAAAATGCGGGAATAAAGAATTCAAAAAAGAAGAAGATATTTTTGATGTATGGATTGATTCTTCTTCCAGTTACTACGCAGTGGTAAAAGAGAAACTAAAATTCCCTGCCAATCTTTATTGTGAAGCAGTTGACCAACACAGGTGTTGGTTCCAGCATTCATTGATTCTGTCAATGGTTACAGAGGAAGAGAGTTGTTTTAAATCGGTTTTAACTCATGGGCTGATACTTGATAAAGAAGGGAAGAAAATGTCAAAATCACAAGGGAACGTCGTCCAGCCTATGGAAGTTATTAAAAAATACGGAGCAGATATAGTAAGGTTATACCTTTCGGGGTTGGATTACACCTGTGATATTATGTTCAGCACGGATGGGTTAGAAACTGCTACAACAGCTTACAGGAAAATCAGAAATACATTTAAGTTTTTACTCGGTAATTTATATGATTACAAAGAAGCATTATCTTATGAAAAATTATGGGAAGTAGATAAATTAATGTTACATAAACTTGCAGTTCTTATAGAGAACGTAACAAAAGCTTATGAAGAATTTGAATTTTATAAAGTTTATCATTTAATACATAACTATTGTGTTATGGAATTATCACAATTCTACTTTGATACGTTAAAAGACAGGTTATATACTCACGGCAAGTCATCCATTTCACGTCAGAGCGCACAGACGGTATTATCCGAGACATTAAGCGCTCTTGCAAGATTAGTTGCCCCAATATTGCCTTTTACTTCTGAAGAAGTCTGGGAATACTTCAATTCCGGGAGCATACACTTAGAAAAATTACCCATAGTTAAAGAAGAATGGAAAAATGAAAAACTTGCAAATGAGTATGCGGTAATAAGCGAAATAAGAGACGATGTCTTACTTGCATTAGAACAGGCAAGAGCAAATAAAATCATAGGCAGCGGCTTGGAAGCGACCGTAATTATTGATTCTAAGGATAAAAAATTATTATCTCTATTAAGAGATAAAATAGCTTTATTGCCTTCAATATTTATCGTTTCTGAAGTTATTGTTGACAGAGTAGAAAATATGGTTACGTTCAGAAAGTTAGATATTAAGGTTAATTTATGTGAATACGGTAAATGTGAACGATGCTGGATAAGAGAAAAAGAAGTAGGGAAAAATAATGAACATCCGACACTGTGTGTTAAATGCAGTAGAGTAATAAAGGAGGGGGACTATGAAAAAGAAATTGAAAAAAAAGAATCCACTGAAGGTTAA
- a CDS encoding glycosyltransferase family 1 protein has translation MKKDIKIGIDARVLQTGFVNKGIGTYNYNLIKNLIKLNTDFQFSFYIFNNSEIPDIIKNEKLIKLRRHKKFNIFYQQFITLKSDIDIFHNLLSIGPTPEIVLPFFQFKKTIGTVFDLTFYKLPDKWSQFISNTKDYRLQIHALKKAQRVISISSYVKNDLIKTFAISEKKLEAVHGGVDLSIFKLINSQQELEHIKNKYNIKNNFILGVGDIGDYKKNIKTLFKLIEFLPDFNLVIAGNPGNIKNSNPKIIFVGEVSQQELTLLYNLASVFVFPSFAEGLGFPVLEAMASGCPVIASDRTSLPEILGDAGVLVAPSDVKGMIQNIKKITENNEFRQNLINKGLKRAEVFSWENCAKKTMQLYKEIA, from the coding sequence ATGAAAAAAGATATTAAAATTGGCATAGATGCACGAGTGTTACAAACGGGTTTTGTAAACAAAGGTATTGGAACATACAATTATAATTTAATTAAAAACCTCATTAAACTAAATACGGATTTTCAATTCTCTTTCTATATTTTCAACAATTCCGAAATCCCGGATATTATAAAAAACGAAAAACTAATTAAACTACGCAGGCATAAAAAATTCAATATTTTTTATCAACAATTTATTACATTGAAAAGTGATATTGATATTTTTCATAATCTTTTATCTATAGGACCTACGCCTGAAATCGTTCTTCCATTTTTTCAATTTAAGAAAACTATTGGTACCGTTTTTGATTTAACTTTTTACAAGCTACCGGACAAATGGTCTCAATTTATTTCAAATACAAAAGATTACAGATTGCAAATTCATGCATTAAAAAAGGCTCAAAGAGTTATCTCTATTTCATCATATGTTAAAAATGATTTAATTAAAACATTTGCTATCTCGGAGAAAAAATTAGAGGCTGTACACGGTGGCGTAGATTTAAGTATTTTCAAACTAATAAATTCTCAACAGGAACTGGAACATATAAAAAATAAATATAACATAAAGAACAATTTTATCCTTGGTGTTGGGGATATTGGAGACTATAAAAAAAATATAAAAACGCTGTTTAAATTAATAGAATTCTTGCCTGATTTTAACCTTGTTATCGCAGGCAATCCCGGTAATATTAAGAATTCAAATCCAAAAATTATTTTTGTCGGCGAAGTGTCTCAACAAGAATTAACACTATTGTATAATTTAGCCTCTGTGTTCGTATTCCCGAGTTTTGCCGAAGGGTTAGGGTTCCCTGTTCTTGAAGCAATGGCTTCGGGATGTCCTGTTATTGCTTCTGACAGGACTTCTTTGCCGGAAATACTTGGAGATGCGGGTGTGTTGGTTGCTCCTTCTGATGTAAAAGGAATGATCCAAAACATAAAAAAAATAACCGAAAATAACGAGTTCAGGCAGAATCTTATTAATAAAGGATTAAAACGTGCAGAAGTCTTTTCCTGGGAAAATTGTGCTAAAAAAACAATGCAGTTGTATAAAGAAATTGCCTGA
- the larE gene encoding ATP-dependent sacrificial sulfur transferase LarE — MDKKLCILKTNLKKFGSVLVAYSGGVDSTLLVKVAKDTLPADKVLAVTGSSVFYPDSEIEFARETAKKLSVKHIVIKGNPLNNPKIYSNPKDRCYWCKSDLFSQLALIAKKNNLRYIVDGTNFDDIKDFRPGIKACAEYNVRSPLKDAKLSKKGIRLLSKQYGLPTWDKPAFPCFASRFPYGDTLTKHNLKMVELAEKYLLDLGLKEVRVRHHNNIARIELRDKDIKLFLAINIRKQVVKKLKSLGYTYVTLDIEGYRTGSMNI; from the coding sequence ATGGATAAGAAATTATGTATTCTTAAAACCAACTTAAAAAAGTTTGGCAGTGTGTTAGTTGCTTATTCAGGAGGCGTAGACAGCACTTTGTTAGTAAAAGTTGCGAAAGATACTCTGCCTGCCGACAAAGTTTTGGCAGTTACGGGAAGTTCTGTATTTTATCCCGATTCGGAGATAGAATTTGCCAGGGAAACGGCAAAGAAGCTATCCGTTAAACACATAGTTATTAAAGGAAATCCGTTAAATAACCCAAAAATTTATTCTAACCCTAAAGACAGGTGTTACTGGTGCAAATCAGATTTATTTTCACAACTTGCACTCATTGCCAAAAAGAACAATCTAAGATATATTGTAGACGGCACAAATTTTGACGACATAAAAGATTTCAGACCAGGTATAAAAGCATGTGCAGAATATAACGTTCGTAGCCCATTGAAAGATGCAAAACTGAGCAAAAAAGGTATCCGTCTCCTTTCAAAACAGTATGGATTACCAACTTGGGACAAACCAGCTTTTCCATGTTTTGCAAGCAGATTCCCTTATGGGGATACGCTAACCAAACACAATCTTAAAATGGTAGAACTCGCAGAAAAATATCTTTTAGATTTAGGTCTAAAAGAAGTGCGGGTTAGACACCATAATAATATTGCAAGAATAGAATTAAGGGATAAAGACATTAAGTTATTCCTGGCCATTAACATTAGAAAACAGGTTGTAAAAAAACTAAAATCTCTTGGTTATACGTATGTAACTTTGGATATTGAAGGCTATCGAACCGGGAGTATGAACATATAA
- a CDS encoding zf-HC2 domain-containing protein, translating to MKNCDNIKLLIQAFVDNELSAEEQNVLETHINECKDCQAELENAKKFNKLLKENVTKVDLPPYFEAKLWARIEREKSKRFSFAKLIPITVGAMCVIFFAVLSFQHLKTGKPDIYIVSPDVNSIVPDNDVTISAAFYNKPKSQEAQILINDEIVAREKESDQIIYTSDKNMKEGYYKMKIQLIDKNNKVVKEKEQVFYVVPDGKESEL from the coding sequence ATGAAAAATTGTGATAATATTAAATTACTTATTCAGGCTTTTGTGGATAATGAGTTGTCTGCGGAAGAACAAAACGTTCTCGAAACTCATATAAATGAATGTAAGGATTGTCAGGCTGAACTTGAGAATGCGAAAAAGTTCAATAAACTGCTCAAAGAGAACGTTACAAAAGTAGACCTGCCGCCTTATTTTGAAGCTAAATTATGGGCGAGGATTGAACGGGAAAAATCTAAAAGATTCTCATTTGCTAAATTAATTCCCATAACAGTAGGTGCAATGTGCGTAATATTTTTTGCAGTATTATCTTTTCAGCACTTAAAAACGGGCAAACCGGATATCTATATTGTGTCTCCTGATGTCAATTCCATAGTTCCCGACAATGATGTAACAATAAGCGCTGCGTTTTATAATAAACCTAAATCACAGGAAGCGCAAATACTAATAAATGATGAAATCGTTGCTCGTGAAAAAGAATCTGACCAGATAATATACACATCGGACAAGAATATGAAAGAAGGGTATTATAAAATGAAAATTCAACTAATAGACAAAAATAACAAGGTAGTGAAAGAAAAAGAACAAGTATTTTACGTAGTTCCTGATGGGAAAGAGAGTGAATTATAA